Part of the Ignatzschineria larvae DSM 13226 genome, CATTAATGCGAAAGGGGGTATCGAAAAAATCGAATTTCAAAATGCCACCTTCAATCAAGATAAAACAGCAGCAACCGTCGATTACACACTCTTCTTTCGTAACAAGACGACACAAAGTGATCGGCTTGCACTTGTCAAAGATCACACCGGCTATTGGCAATTACAATTAATGCCGGCAAAAAGCGCAAATTAATGCGCAATTTGCCGACTGATACCCCACTTATAACCTCATTAGCGATAAATCTGACTCTCATTCGCACGGAATTCTGCTGATTTCTCCTGCATTCCGGCAATGATCTTCTGAGCTTCCCCTGATTGTGCTCCCCCTGATTGTGCTTGTGCTACCGTACGAATATCTTGTGAAATCCGCATTGAACAGAATTTAGGACCACACATCGAGCAGAAATGAGCTACTTTTGCGCCCTCTTGTGGCAGGGTTTCATCGTGATAATCTCGTGCTAACTCTGGATCTAAGCCGAGGTTAAATTGATCTAACCACCGAAATTCAAAGCGCGCTTTGGAGAGTGCATCATCCCGTTTTTGCGCATTTGGATGCCCTTTTGCAAGGTCCGCTGCGTGCGCCGCTAATTTATAAGTAACCACGCCGGTACGGACATCTTCCCGATTAGGTAAGCCTAAATGCTCCTTCGGCGTCACATAACAGAGCATCGCCGTACCATACCAAGCGATCTGTGCGGCTCCAATCGCTGACGTGATATGATCATATCCCGGTGCGATATCAGTCGTCAGTGGCCCAAGTGTATAGAAAGGCGCATCGTGGCAATATCGCTCCTGCATCTCCATATTCTCTTTGATCTTATTCATCGGTACGTGCCCGGGGCCTTCGATCATCGTCTGGACATCATACTCCCACGCAATTTCTGTCAACTCCCCTAAGGTCTTAAGCTCAGCAAATTGTGCTTCATCATTGGCATCGGCAATCGACCCTGGTCGTAAGCCATCCCCCAACGAGAAAGCGATATCATACTGCTGCATAATCTCGCAAATTTCTCGAAAATGGGTATAGATGAAATTCTCTTTGTGATGCGCAAGGCACCACTGTGCCATAATAGAACCGCCTCGAGAGACAATCCCCGTTACTCGATTCGCCGTTAGCGGAATGTAGCGCAGTAAAACACCGGCATGAATTGTGAAGTAATCCACGCCCTGCTCTGCTTGCTCAATTAAGGTATCGCGAAACACTTCCCACGTCAGATCTTCGGCAATGCCATTGACCTTTTCAAGAGCTTGGTAAATGGGAACGGTGCCGATCGGAACCGGCGAATTGCGGATAATCCATTCGCGTGTTTTATGGATATCTTTCCCAGTTGAGAGATCCATCACATTATCCGCGCCCCAACGAGTGGCCCACGTCATCTTCTCCACTTCCTCTTCGATATTAGAAGTGATCGCCGAGTTCCCGATATTGGCATTAATCTTCACCTGGAAATTTTTACCAATAATCATCGGCTCGGCTTCAGGATGATTAATATTCGAGGGGATAATCGCTCGGCCGGCCGCTACTTCATCCCGTACAAACGCCGGTGTCATTCCTTCACGAATCGCGATAAATTCCATCTCCGGCGTAATCAGCCCTTTACGGGCATAATGCATCTGCGTCACATTCATTCCCGGCTTTGCCCGAAGAGGCTCCCGCTTTAATCCCGGGAAAGCGCCCTCTTGAATACGAGGATCATCTTCCCGTTTATAGCCATCATCTCGCGCACTTTTGATGCGTCCCTCATACGTCTCCACATCGCCACGCTCTATGACCCAAGCTCTTTTAAGTGCCGGAAGCCCTTTCGTCAGATCCACTTGGTAATCTTGATCCGAATAAGGGCCACTCGTGTCATAGACTAAAAATGGGGGATTTTTCTCAATCACTTCTCCTTTGGATCCTAAAGTATCTGAGAGGGTAATCTCGCGAAAGGGTACTCGAATATCCGGCCTAGAACCTTCAATATAGACCTTTCGGCTATTGGGGAATTGCTGTTGAAATTTTTGTTGAAATGGTTGCGATATTGGTTGCGCTAACGATTGTTCGGGTTGAAATGTATCTGCCATTAAATTGCTCCTATGATAATAAAAGAAGACAAGATTTGGGCTAGCAAGCGTCTATTGCAGGGATAATAATGGGATGTTTCACATAAAACGTCTCTATGATTAGAGCGCATTACAATCTGATAGCGTGACGGATCGATCTTATTAATCGATCTTTATTCATCAATCTTTATTGATCGATCATCGCTTTGAGATAATGATTCAACAGAATCAAAATAGAATAGATACTCATTATATCGCCTTACTTTCCTACGCTGGTATTAGCCAGATCAGGTCCAAAGGGTTTAAGCACAATGCTAATCTCAGCTCGATTTGAGCTCCCCTAGTGTGAATAAAGAGAAGAAGATCCGATTAAAGTCGTTTTCAATGAACTGTTAATGGATCATTGTTAATAGAATCATTGTTAATAAATTTTTAACCGCTCTTCACTTGCATTTGAATGTAGCCTGTTTTCCTTGAGAAAGCAAAAGTTCTTCCCGCTTCCGCGTAATCTCATTGCCACTAAAATTAGTAACACATTTATATTATTGGGATTATTATCTTCTCTTTCCTTTGTGGTTCTTCTATTTACACCCCTTATTCGCGATCCTTATTCAAGCTTGTTACAATGCTCTTCTCTCTTTTGAACTATTGATCAATCACTCGCTATGACTCGAATTAATATCATTCCTCCTGAAGAACTGTGTGATCAACATCTCCTAGCCGAACATCGGGAATTGACTCGTATCCCCAATGATATCGCGAAACGGCAAGGCAAAGTCCCGCTCTCAAACGCGCCGGGTTACCATTTAGGAACCGGGCACGTGACCTTTTTCCGGGATAAATTGCGTTTTTTAAAAGATCGTTATGACGCACTGCATCAAGAATGCCTAAAAAGAGGATTTAATGTGCTCTATAAATGGCCGGAAGATGTAGCAGAATATCTTCATCTCTGGAATGATTATGAAGTCACAGCGCAAGATCGTGCGATCAATATGGCGCGTATTATTGAAAGAATGCCGGAAAAACCCCGTTACACACCGCATCAAACAGATCACTCAGAAACAGAAAAATAGCGCTCTCTAGGGAGAACGGCTGGCTATCACTAGAATAATTCGGCAGATGAGTATCATAAAATCATCTCCAAGGCTAGAAGCGTCCTATAGAAAGGCGTACACTATTTGCTCATAAGATAAAAACAGTGACCGCTCCATCATTCTCAGGGATAGAATCTCTATGCGAAATACGCTT contains:
- the thiC gene encoding phosphomethylpyrimidine synthase ThiC, with amino-acid sequence MADTFQPEQSLAQPISQPFQQKFQQQFPNSRKVYIEGSRPDIRVPFREITLSDTLGSKGEVIEKNPPFLVYDTSGPYSDQDYQVDLTKGLPALKRAWVIERGDVETYEGRIKSARDDGYKREDDPRIQEGAFPGLKREPLRAKPGMNVTQMHYARKGLITPEMEFIAIREGMTPAFVRDEVAAGRAIIPSNINHPEAEPMIIGKNFQVKINANIGNSAITSNIEEEVEKMTWATRWGADNVMDLSTGKDIHKTREWIIRNSPVPIGTVPIYQALEKVNGIAEDLTWEVFRDTLIEQAEQGVDYFTIHAGVLLRYIPLTANRVTGIVSRGGSIMAQWCLAHHKENFIYTHFREICEIMQQYDIAFSLGDGLRPGSIADANDEAQFAELKTLGELTEIAWEYDVQTMIEGPGHVPMNKIKENMEMQERYCHDAPFYTLGPLTTDIAPGYDHITSAIGAAQIAWYGTAMLCYVTPKEHLGLPNREDVRTGVVTYKLAAHAADLAKGHPNAQKRDDALSKARFEFRWLDQFNLGLDPELARDYHDETLPQEGAKVAHFCSMCGPKFCSMRISQDIRTVAQAQSGGAQSGEAQKIIAGMQEKSAEFRANESQIYR
- a CDS encoding pyrimidine dimer DNA glycosylase/endonuclease V; this encodes MTRINIIPPEELCDQHLLAEHRELTRIPNDIAKRQGKVPLSNAPGYHLGTGHVTFFRDKLRFLKDRYDALHQECLKRGFNVLYKWPEDVAEYLHLWNDYEVTAQDRAINMARIIERMPEKPRYTPHQTDHSETEK